The Spirochaetae bacterium HGW-Spirochaetae-1 DNA segment TACAACCATAATCAAATACATGGGAATATAGACAAGAAAGTTCTAAATAACTACAATCACCCATACTCTTTTGTCAGGGGATTTCACTCTGATTATTTTGTCAAATTAAATTTGCGTAATGAACCGATGCAAAAAGGCGGGAAGAAGGGATGGTGGTGGGGGCCAAAAATTGTCCGTTAAACCGCCGAGGTAAAGCGGATATCCCTGGTCTCAAGATCTTCTATAAATTTAGCGTTTTCATATTCACGGTCTATCTTGCGGATTCTCTTTTTTATGTTAAGAGTTGTGCCCGGGTATACCCGGTCATACACAACGATGGAGGGTTCCTTATCCAGCTTGAGCTTCTCGGCTACCAGTTGACTCTTTTCGGTGAGAGCCTTCAACTCCTTGTTGCCACTGTTCAGCTCCTTCAATAATTCAAGACAGGCTTTCTGCCGTAAAGGCGGAAGTATGGCAATGAACTTTTTCGGGTCCTCAAAAACGCTCTCACCGAAGCTCGTGCGCAGCTTCCGGATCACTTCCTGGACTGATTCCCTCAAGACATTCATTTCCTTACGTACCAGCTCCAGTTCCTTTTCAATATAAAGGTTTCTTCCCACGGAAAGAATCGTGGGAGTTTCATTGGGGGCCCCGGCAACCTTTACTAAAATGTCGTAGAGCGCGGTGATATCACCCCCTATGATCTTGCCGGTCTTTGCCGTCACATTCACCGTCTTGTTGGAAAAGACAATGGAGTTGATTATGGAATCCTCGACGATGACATCGCCGCCGGCCTCAATCGTGGCGTTGAGCAGATACTTGGATTTGAAGGTTCCCCCGCAGATTACCTTCACCAATTCCTTTCCCACGCAGCCGGTGCCGACCGTAACATTTCCGTCAGCCTCTATCAACGCATCTTCCACGCTGTTTTTAATTTCTATGTCTCCCTTTGCCTTTATATGAAAACCGGCAAGCACCGAACCGGTGACCTGGACAGATCCCTTGAAATCGATATTCCCCGTATTATAATCGACGTCTCCGTTGATGATAACGGTTTCCAGAACCGAAACCTTTTTCTGGACCACTTTCAGGACACCGTCGATGCCGGCGAGAAAAATATTTTCATCCTGACCGGACTGTACTATGTTTTCTCCACGACGGAATCCATCCATCTGTTCCATAACGGCGGGAGTGATATTGCCGAAAATATCCATGCCGTCCACGGGCTTCACCGGCGGAATTCTCTGGAGTATTTCCTGTCCCTTGAAAACCTGTACAACAGAGCCCACTTCCTTGAAGTCAATGCTCCCGTCGGATTTTATTTCCCCGGCCTTTTTTTCGAAATCCACCATGGCCTGGAAAGTCTCCTCGATTCCATTCACGGGAGTTTTACCCTGAGCCACCAGTATTCTCGTAACCTTCCTCTCACCTGTATCAATGGCGGCCAACTGCGCCTCGATCTTCTTCTGGCCCACGCCGGCCAGGATCTTTTGCTCCTGCATATATTCCATTATTTCATTTACCGTGGGAATCTTGCCGAAATTCGTAGGATGGATAATGAACACGGCCTTCAGCTTATCCCGGGACACGTTAAGGGCCGAAATCAGTTTGAGGACCCCGGCTGCCAGAACGACAAAACCGTACGTGGAAGCCTTATAAGCCTGCACAGCCTCGTCATAATAAATACCCGCATCTATTTTAAACTGGGCAAAATCAACAACATTATAGTATTTATATCCGGAATCGATCCTGGCCTGTATCTGGTCATCATTATCAATATTGATGACGCGGGCGACAATTTGTGCACGTGAAACAAAATTATGAGGTGACGAAAGAACGGCCTTTTTTTCGCCCGTATCGGAATCAACAGTATTAAACATCCTGGAGGCTTTGGGGTCAAAGTATAATACAAGTTTTTTCATTATTGGAATATATCACCCGTTTTAAATTTTTTAGACAGAACTATCCTCATATAGTTTCTTTTCGTAAAAAAAAGACGATTTATTGATACTTTTATTGTCTGCTATGAAAAAAACCGCCTTTACAAATCTCCCTCATCCTCCCCTTCACGATAGAAAATGGCCATATTGCCGATAATATCCACGAGCTCACACTTCGTTGCCTTGGCAATTTCTGCTGCAATATCCCTTTTATCATCCTTAAAATCGATGAATTTAACCTTTATAAGCTCATGATCCTCCAATGCCTTGTCAACGGCGCTGACAAGGCTCGGTGTCAGGCCCTTCTGACCCACCATGACTACGGGCTTCAAATGGTGCGCCCTGGCCTTGAGTTCTCTTTTCTGCGCTCCCGATAATGATGACATAGTTCCCTCACAATTGCAATATTATTATTTTAAGAATTTAACAATGCATGACAAATTCGTTTTGACAATTACTAAATTCCGAAACAGCCAGAATTATTCAATATGGTTCCCGATGCAAATATATTCTTGACCCGGTGAAATAATTATGCCTGTTTTATCCATATCTGGCGTGTCCTGGAAAAGCCATGAAAATAATTATTTCCTGTATATCCCTTCTTGCCGTGGCGGTACATTTTACCTGCTCCCCTGCCGCCTCCCGGCCTCCCCTGGAGCAGTGGGGATATGTACTCCATTCTGCGCCGCAGGACAAGGCCTGTCTTGATCGGGCGCTCCGGCGCTTTTCCGTACTGGCCGTCACGGGATTCTCCCTGGACCGGAAAGGGGCTCTCATGCGAAGCGGCGGCTCCGTTGTAAAAAAGATACTGAATGATTCCGGCGTATCAGCGGTGACCGTGTATCCCCTGATCACCTTCGCGTCCCCTGCCGACGGTGTGGCATTCCTCGATTCTCCGCCGACACAGGCCGCCGGTATAACCGCCATTAAAAACATGACAAATACACTGCATGTCCCGGGAATACATCTCGATTTTGAATATCTTTCCGGCGCCCATGCCCTGAAATTGAAGGCTTTCATACAACATCTTCGACTGTCCCTGCAGGGCAAAACCGTCACCATGGCTGTCTTTCCTTCCGTTGAATTCCCGGAAAAATGGTCTTCCTTTCACGACCTTTCCCTGCTGGATCCCGTCCTGGATGAAATTGTTCTCATGTGTTATGATTATCACAGGCCCGGAACGAAGCCGGGACCCGTGACCGACCTTGACTGGGTGGAAAAAAATATCATCAGCGCCCTGAAGCATGTCGGACCGGGGAAGGTCTGGCTCGGCGTACCTGCCTACGGCTACAGCTGGCCTCCCGCGGGAAAACCCCGGGTGATCACTGAAAAGGAAGGACTCCGTCTCGGGCGTCAATACGGGTCCAGCCGTGATCCTTCGGGAACCCTGTTCGTACAATATGTCCGGAACGGCGTTACCCGCAGGGCATGGTTCGCCGACATAAAGACCCGGGAAAGACTGGCCGGTCTGGCTGAAAAATATCACCTCCGGGGAACGGCCCTCTGGCGCATCGGCTTCGAAGAGACCCCCTGAAAAAAAAACTAATGTAATTCCCGCGTTAACCGATATAAATAATGAGACATAACGGTCGATCCAACGCAAACGAGAGGTGCTCATGAAACAGGCTAAGAGAAACAACCGCGACTTCAGGGAAATGCTGCAGAAATATCTCGATATCAAGGGACTTGATATCATCGTCGTCCTTGATGACGGAAGTGAAGTCGAGCTCTACAAGAACAGATCCCTCATCGATGACATGCTGGTGTCTCTGGAAAAGGGAAAGGGGGAGATGCGGATACCGCTTTCACAGATTAAATCGGTTGACCTTTTCGCCGCATAACATACTACGGATGTACAGCCTGAACAGAGCACCGTCCCGCGGGCCGATATCCCGCTCCGGAATGGTGCTTTTTTGTTTCCGCACCGGCCGCCATCAGCTTTTTTTAAGCTCGTCGGGTTCCACTATGGTAATATCCTGCCGTTTCAAAAACTCCCGGAAGCCGTAGACCTTTTTACCCATGAACACCATGTCATGGGCCTGCACGGGACAGATATTAACACACCCCACGCAGAAGATGCACGCCTCATTATCTATACTGAACTTCGATATATTGATCGCGCCCACGGGACACTTTTCTTCACAGGCGCCGCACTGGATGCAGAGATTTTTATCGATAACATGTTTGTCCAGGGCGACCTTTTTCGTCCACCATGCGGTCCCCATATGTTTCAGCGGAGTAAAAATCGTACATTCAAAATCAATTTCCCGTTCTTTTCCTTCCTTGACATTTGCCAATACGGTCCCGGCGAATTTCCTTGCCTTTTCATAGGTGTTCACATCGGGAAGATGGCGGTAACGAACAATGCGCTCGATCCTTCCCGTAGACCACGTGGGCGCAAAGGTGGACATGTTGCCGAAGGTCTCACAGCCCATGGGCACTCCTCCCTTTTCGGCAAGAAGTTCCGACAGGGAGCATGCCGTGTTGTGTTGATTATGGCCCGGACCGCCAAATGTTGAATACGAGGCCACGGCCGTTCCCTTTATTTCCGGTATGCCCTCCAGCCATTGTTTGAAGGTCACGGGAACATCGTAATAGTATACGGGTGAACCGGCTACGATGATATCAAATCCGGGAAGAATATTTTTATCCACATCGCGATGATCCGCCGTCGTAACCTGGAGTCCCTCTCTGGAAAGCCTGTGCCCGATGATCCTGCCGATACGCTCCGTATGTCCGGTCTGGCTGAACCATACAACCAGGGCTTTTGCAGGTTTTGTCGTCTTCACCGGTATCTTCCCGGCAAAAATCCTCCTCATGCCTCCCATGAAATAAAAAGAAACAAGGGCCAGGACGCTTTTTAATAAAAATGAGCGGCGATTTTCCATATTATACCTCCCCTGTGATAAAATCAGCCTTATATCCATTTGCGGTGTAAATCACGACTTTGCAAGTATTATTATTTACAATTTGCAAATATTTTTTTCTCTCCCCCTGAATCCCCCGGAGGGGGACTTCTATGATGGATAAAAAACCAACAAACCCCTTTCAGGGTTGGCGAAGCTCGGTTTATGTATTGCGCAGGTATTTTCGCCGGGGTCCCTCCTTTCCTCCTGTTCAAATTAAATTCTTGAAATGTTCCCCGGACAATGGTACAATTTATATGTGGGGTTCACCGGCTTCGCTTGCGCGTGATGTGCGGGACGCCGGTAATGCACAAATCATGATGATATCGGGAATCCATAAAAATTATTTCCTGCCGGCACTGATAATGAGCCTGTTTGCGATAGAAAATAACGCCTCGTGCGCTCAAAAAGGAGAAATCTCTATGGAAAAACTGCGGGGAAAAATGGTCACGGAACAGATCGAATCGCGCGGTGTAACCGATCAGAGAGTACTCAGCGCCATGAGAAAAGTTGAGCGCCATGTATTCGTCCCCGACCAGTACCGGTCCGAGGCATATGCCGACCATCCACTGCCCATCGGTCATGGACAGACTATATCACAGCCGTATATTGTTGCGCTCATGACCGAATTATGTGAACTGCAGGGTGACGAAAAGGTACTGGAAATCGGTACAGGCTCAGGCTACCAGGCCGCTGTCCTCGCCCTCACTGCCAAAGAAGTATACAGCATAGAAATAGTTGAATTCCTGGGGAAAAAAGCCCGGGAAAAATTATCGGGAGCGGGATATGATAATGTCTTCGTAAAAATCGGCGACGGCTATCTCGGGTGGCCGGAAAAGGCCCCCTTCGACGTCATCATCCTCACTGCCTCGCCTCCACAGATTCCACAATTACTTATTGATCAGTTGAAAGAGGGGGGCATTCTCATTGCTCCCGAAGGGGAATACATCCAGCAGTTGGTCAGGCTGGAAAAAAGAAACGGTATAATACATCGCCGAAACATAACCTATGTCCGCTTTGTACCCATGATACGCGGCCGATAGGCTTTCTGTTCCCGCTGATGTCCAAATTCAGTTTACCATTTTTTAGAAAACGCTTTGTTCGCATAAAATTATTGTCATTAAGGAATAAATCGGACTACCGATAATAAATTATAGAGACCGCACGTATACTGCGATTGTTTACCAGACAAAGAGGGGGTATTTAATGAAAGGTCGCATCCTGATCATCGAAGATGATGATACCCTGCGGGAACTGATAAAAGACCTCTTCGAACACAACGATTTTCAGGTAGACACAGCTGTAAACGGTAAGGACGGGGCATCGCACTTTGTCCATAAAAAATATGATCTTATTATAACTGATATTATTATGCCTGAGAAGGAAGGACTGGAAACCATAATGGAAATCCGGTCCAGCGATCCCGATGTTAAAATAATTGCCATATCCGGCGGTGGAAGCATGATACCGAAGGATTATCTCAACATAGCCCGGATACTGGGGGCTGTCAGGACGCTGGAAAAACCCTTTCTCATGGAAACCCTTCTCGATACAGTATATGAGTTAATTCCGGTAAAAAAAGCCATCTGAATTCGCCGTAATTGTCAGTACTCATAAAAATTATTGACAAATAGACTTTTACCGGCACACTGTTAAGATTTCCCTTAAAAAGGTAGCTCATCTTGTTGCACGTGGAATAAAAAATGGATACTCCTTCAAAAAATACATCGGAAAAATTTAACTTCCTCAATTCGCATATAGAAAAAGAGGCACATATCTATGAGGTCCTGAATGAAATACATCGCCTTCAGGAACAATATCTGAAAAACGGACAGGGGCAGCTGGCTACTATTGACGATCTGACCAAATCACGCAATATCAAGATTCCCCTGACTCCGTCGCGCAATAAGAATATCCAGTTCCTGGTAGATCAGCTGCTGAAAAACTATCCCGACAATGTTAGATCAATCAGCTCCCTTCAATTTAATGTCGATCCAAGCACGAAAAAGCTGTCCATAAACGAGATGTCGGAATATGCGGTAAATTTAAAAAACGAAGATCTCAACCGCATTGAAAAAGAAAGGGATGACCGTTCCCTCGAGGGCCTCCTGGATCTCCTCACGAAATTCCGTCTCTTCAATCTGACCAAGCTTATAAAAAACGCCCAGAACAAGGCCCATATTTCACGCATAGTGAAGATGGAACTGGGCACGAGCATTTTCACTTTCAAGCATTTTTCCCTGGACAAAAACCAGTTCGAGCATACCGAAGATTACTGCTTTCACCAGCATAACTACGAACAGGTCAGGAGCAAGCTGAATATGGATGAACTGAAGAACATCATTTCCGTTCATTCCACCCTTATAAATAGACGATTAAAAAAATTTGGCATACTGAACACGGATTTCGCTGATTACCGTGACAACAAACTGGACTACCTGCTGAATATAATCATCGAGGACCTCAACACGTCCGTAGACAAGAAGGATCTCATGGAAGTCAAGAATTTCGCTTCACTGCGATCCTGTCTGCTGAAAGTCGATAAAATCATCGACCCCCTTATCGCCATCAACGACGATATGGTTAAATTCGTCCGTGAAAACAGCATCTGCAGGGATACGGATCTTCTCGGCATCTTCAACATGCTCACGCCGGAAATGCTGCAACGCTGGGCGAAAAAGGATATGGAAAAAAAGAAAATAATTACATATACTGATCCCCATAAAAATTTATATTTTTTAGACGGTGCATCCTTCCAGACAAAAATGACCGGCCTGCATCAGGTTATAATCAAGGACAATGACCGGTTTAACCAGCTCACACATATCGAAAAAAACGAATATATATCGCTCATGGATTTGTTATGCGATGTTGGCAGCGAAATGCTTCTCTCTGGACAGCTTGCCCGGACAATGCTCGGAAACGAAAACGGGACACAGCGGATAAGGCAGATGATCCGGGAATATGAGGATTTCAAGAACAGGGAAAAAGAGGAAGCCGCCGCCGAACAGGAGATAGAGGAAGAACATGAATCGGTTATCAAAAAAATTGTAAGTTTCTTTACATCACTCTTCAGTCGCAGGGAGAGTCACGAGGAGGCGATGAGCGTTCCGGGAACCAGGGCTTCCGGTAAACGTAAAAAATCAGCCATGTCACGGGCCACGAAGGATCTCTATGGACAGATTAAAACCAGGAATGCCCCCATCATAGCCCTGTCCGATTACCTGGAACTGGCGCCTGATAATGAGACCAAGGTGGACACCATCATAAACGAGATCCGTCAGAATAATTTAAAAATAGTGATCCCCATATATAATGCCAGGACAGTCCTCTACCCGGTGAAAAGCCAGGATTACCTGATATCGGATATCGATTATCTCATGGTGGATCCTGATATTATCCAGACACCGGAATTGATACGGGAGTTCACCGACTCCCTGGCAGGTTATAAGATAAAGGATGAGGCTATCCCCGGCAGGGCCATTCTGAATATCGAAAACTACCTGCTTACCCTCTACCGGCAGAAAAGAGCTCAGAAACTGAGGAAAAAAAGGCAGTAAGCACAATTCCTTTCGGGAGAAGGAATAGGCCGGTTACTGGTCTGATACGCTGCAGGAATCACAGGATCCACTGCATGCAGGAGCGCTTTCAGATTTTGATGAAGAAGCAGAAGAACTTCCATTTTTTTTGTAATCATTGACATAGAAACCTGGACCCTTGAATATAATTCCCGCTGTACCAAAAAGTTTCCTCACCTCACCGCCGCATTTCTCGCACGTTTTAATGGGATCATCGCTCATGGATTGGAAAACATCAAAGGTGTGATCGCACACGGTACATTTATACTCATAAGTTGGCATAGAAAAGACCTCATTGTGTTAATATTTGCATATGTATTATTTTACATATTAATAAAACAAAGTTCCAAGTGTATCCAGTTCACTTCACTACCGGTATTCGTCAATAATAATTTTATTTTGTTACACGCCTTCTCTGAGAGAGAATAAAATTCCGGAATGCATCACAAGCAACAATATCCCAAAAATTTGCCGTTCATTCACTCCTCTTCAATTTTATTTTCATAAAAATATTGACTCTCCCACCATTTTGTCACGCATGATATTCTTAACAGACTGCACATAATCCACTAATAATGAAATGAACTGAATATGGCGAAAAAGCAGATAACTATACCGGTATTTGTCCCGCACATGGGATGCCCCCACCGCTGCGCTTTCTGCAACCAGTGGAAAACCAGCGGTGCGGAACGGATACCCCATGGCCGGCTAATTCAGGAACAGGTGGAACGATATGCTTCCTCAATAAAAAGAAGTGTCACCAGGATTGAACTGGCTTTCTTCGGTGGAAGCTTCACGGGAATCAATGAAGAAAAACAGACGGAGCTTCTCGAGGCAGTCCTGCCCTTCAGGAAAAGCGGTTTTGTCCATGCGATCCGTATCTCCACGCGACCCGACTACATAGATGAAAATAAACTTTCCCTGCTGGCGCGGTTCGGTGTGACCACTATTGAATTGGGCGCCCAGTCCTTTTCCGACGATGTTCTCACTGCGTCTTTCCGGGGACACAGCGCCGAAGATACGGTCAGGGCAGCCCGTCTCATCAGGGAAAAGGGATTTGACCTGGTAATTCAGCTCATGCCGGGACTGCCCCTGGACACACGGGAACTGTCGGTATTCTCGGCCCTGAAAGCCGTTGAACTCAATCCATCATCAGTGCGGATATATCCCACCGTAGTCATGGCCGGGACCGAACTGGCACGTCTCTTTTCCTCGGGAAATTATTCTCCCCTGTCGCTGGAAGAAGCCATCGGAACCTGTAAAGAGATGTACCTGATTTTTAAAAATAGCGGTATCCCCGTCATACGCATGGGTCTCCATCCCCTTGGTCCCGAGGAACAGACTGACATTCTTGCCGGGCCCTATCATCCTGCCTTCGGCTTCCTTGTAAAATCCAGGGTAAAGCGCGATGAACTTGCCAATCTCATCGGGGAACATTTGCGGCACACAACACCGACGGGAATTCACCTGTCCCTTCCGGCCAGGGACAGCGAAGAATATATCGGCCATCGTAAAAGCAATATCCTGTACCTGAAGGAGCATTTCGGCCTGGAAAGACTGGAGTATCGTATCGAAAAGACAGCTGCCCCTGCTATTCATGCATTGGAAGGTTAGTAAATATAAAAAGCTATAGAGGATATCCCGGCGAATAGAATTCAGACATATATAAACTAACGGCCGCCACCCCTGAGAGGGGTTTAATATTTTTCATCGTTAGAAGTCCCCCTCCGGGGGATTTAGGGGGCTCTGATTATGGTTTACTACAGACCGACGGTCCGTCCGATGGGGAGTGTTCTCACTTTGAATCCATAGTCATTTCCATCCATGTGTTTCCAGAACTTTTTCGTGGCGCCGTTCTGTATGAACGTGATTTTCCCCTCCTCCAGGGGTTTAAAAAAATTATCGAAATGAATGGGGATAAGCATTTTCACTCCCAGTGATACGGGCACTTCTTCCATATATGCGGACAGGTCCTTGGCACCGGTTATGCCGAGAAATATCACATCGGCCCTGATCCCGTCATACATGCCGGGAAGAAAGCCGGCACTGCCGTGATGAACCAAGGTTCCGGAAGGATGCCCGATGACCAGGGAATAGGTCTTCCCCAGCCGGTAATTTCCGGCCGGTGAAGGTATAGTAATTGGACCGTCAATGACGCCCGGGAAGGGAATCCGACCAAGAAAGGCCGGGCCGTGCCGGCTCTCCAGGACCGTGATGGTAAAATTTCCCAGTATAATTTTCTCCCCGCCGGGGCACAGCAGCTGCCCCCCGGGCAGACCGTGACTTCTTCCAACCCAGGCCGTGCTTTCTGACCCGATGAGCCTGGCCCCGGTTTTTCCTGCAAAAGCCGGCGCATCGAGAACATGATCAAAATGTGAATGGCTGACAAAGACTGCTTTCGCATCACGTCCCTGTGTTTTTTCAATCCATGCATCTACCTGTTCCGGGCGTGACAGCAGGGGCGTTCCTGCAAAAATATTGAAAAGGCCTGAGCGTGAGACATAGGGATCAATGTAGAAACCGCAGGTTTCATCGGCAATATACAGGCCTGCCGTGCCCAGCCAGTTGACGGAAATATGCCCTTTTTCAGGGCGGTTGGTTATCAATAGATTTTCATATTGGGCCCGATCATTCATATGGTGCCGGTATCTCCTCTTTTATTTCTCTCAATAATACCTATTGCTTTTATCTGACAGCGTCAATACTATTTTAAAAAGAGTTGATCTGGCCGATATAATCGTTTATGCTAAATCAGCCTTTCATACCGCCCCGGGGGATAATCGTCATGACTAAAAAAGCCATTACAAAACGAATACTTTTATACGAACTATTTGGTTTTACTCTCATTGTAGTCTTCCTCTGGCTCAGTGAAACAGCCGATCTTCCTCATACCTTTTTCGGCGCTCCGGCCACACCGGTGAATATTGTCGAATCGGCTTACGAATCGGGTATGGTTTTAGCCATGGCGATATTTGTCTTATCTTTCACATGGCGGCAGCTCAGTCACGTGAAATACCTGGAAGGTTTTCTTCCCGTCTGTTCCTTCTGTAAAAAAATACGGGTTCAGGACTCATGGATCCCCATTGATGAGTTTATTCAGAATAACACCGCAGCAGAGATTTCACACAGTCTCTGCGATGATTGCATGAAAGCACAATATAATATCACCCAAAAATCAAAGGATAAGTAATTCCTGTACATTGCCATTGGTTTACTGTGCCGCAGAGACTATTTCTCCAGAGGATACTTTTTAAACACATAATAGGCAGCCAGAAGAAAAACGGCGCAGATGAGAAGCACGACCTGGACCCCTCCGGGGTTCTCTATAGTGCCACCGAAAAACATGAGGGACAGGGGTCCGATTATCGAGGCAATCCCCGCAGCGACTTTTATCACCAGGCCCTGCATCCCATCATACATGGCCTCCCGCCGGAATCCCGTCATTTCTTCATCGATATCGATGATGTCAGCGAATATGGGCCTGATGAGTACAAAAAATGCAGCCAGGGGAAACACCAGGAATACAAGAAAAATACATACGTGGATCAGGCTGATGATCTCCATACTCATGGGCCGATATCCCATCAGAATTCCAATCCTGTTCACGGCCAGCCCGGCAAAGGGAAAAACCTTCATGAGAGCTATAAAGGGCAGCGTACAGGCGAACATGACCAGCCCGGATCCAAATACCCTTTTCTTTCCCACTTTTGCCGCCACCCTGTAGATGATAAATATGACGGGCAGTGTCAGGACGACCAGCCCTCCCTGAATGTACCCGGCCATGTGCGGTCCCTCTTTCATCACCAGCGTCACCATGAAGGGAATCATGGCGATAAGCGTATCGATAGCGGCGCTGAAAAAGGTCACGGTGACCATGAAGTAAATGAAGGCCCTGTTTTTCATGCATTGTTTCATGGATTCAATGAATCCATAGGGTACTTCCTTTGCCCTGGACGGGGGTTTCTCCTGCACAAAGGCTATGGAAATCCAGAAAAATACAAGTGAGAGGAATCCGAAAATGATAATGGCCAGTTTATATCCGTCCCGCACCGGCCCCGTTCCCCCACCGATACCGTGTGGAAATTCCTGTATGAAAAATCCCACGGCAATAGTGGCAAGCAGGGTGCCCGCCACCTCGAAAACACCCATGTAGGTGGATATCTCGATCCGCTCCTCATCATGCACCGTAATCTCGGGAAGGAGGGCAATATAGGGAGCCACGGCCACGGTATAAAAAAACCATAAACCGGAAAGCCCCATGGTAAGCCAGATAACATTCACTGCCGATCCGGGAACGCCGGGGGGATAAAAAAGCATTACGGCAAAGACAGTCATAAAGGGAGCCCCAATGATAATCCATGGCATACGCCTCCCCCATCGCGTATTTATTTTATCGGAGAGATATCCTACAAAAGGCGCAGCAAGGGCGTCAAATACACGACAGATGAGATTAATGACG contains these protein-coding regions:
- a CDS encoding ribosome assembly RNA-binding protein YhbY; the protein is MSSLSGAQKRELKARAHHLKPVVMVGQKGLTPSLVSAVDKALEDHELIKVKFIDFKDDKRDIAAEIAKATKCELVDIIGNMAIFYREGEDEGDL
- a CDS encoding protein-L-isoaspartate O-methyltransferase, with the translated sequence MSLFAIENNASCAQKGEISMEKLRGKMVTEQIESRGVTDQRVLSAMRKVERHVFVPDQYRSEAYADHPLPIGHGQTISQPYIVALMTELCELQGDEKVLEIGTGSGYQAAVLALTAKEVYSIEIVEFLGKKAREKLSGAGYDNVFVKIGDGYLGWPEKAPFDVIILTASPPQIPQLLIDQLKEGGILIAPEGEYIQQLVRLEKRNGIIHRRNITYVRFVPMIRGR
- a CDS encoding FmdB family transcriptional regulator, translated to MPTYEYKCTVCDHTFDVFQSMSDDPIKTCEKCGGEVRKLFGTAGIIFKGPGFYVNDYKKNGSSSASSSKSESAPACSGSCDSCSVSDQ
- a CDS encoding radical SAM protein, whose translation is MAKKQITIPVFVPHMGCPHRCAFCNQWKTSGAERIPHGRLIQEQVERYASSIKRSVTRIELAFFGGSFTGINEEKQTELLEAVLPFRKSGFVHAIRISTRPDYIDENKLSLLARFGVTTIELGAQSFSDDVLTASFRGHSAEDTVRAARLIREKGFDLVIQLMPGLPLDTRELSVFSALKAVELNPSSVRIYPTVVMAGTELARLFSSGNYSPLSLEEAIGTCKEMYLIFKNSGIPVIRMGLHPLGPEEQTDILAGPYHPAFGFLVKSRVKRDELANLIGEHLRHTTPTGIHLSLPARDSEEYIGHRKSNILYLKEHFGLERLEYRIEKTAAPAIHALEG
- a CDS encoding response regulator translates to MKGRILIIEDDDTLRELIKDLFEHNDFQVDTAVNGKDGASHFVHKKYDLIITDIIMPEKEGLETIMEIRSSDPDVKIIAISGGGSMIPKDYLNIARILGAVRTLEKPFLMETLLDTVYELIPVKKAI